In Halovivax gelatinilyticus, the following are encoded in one genomic region:
- a CDS encoding carbonic anhydrase: MEGDLESLLEGNAAHVESLSDDYFETIRTGQQPSVVSMCCSDSRVSQEGMWNVDRPGAVFTPSNIGNQVWDADVGERIVDGSVLYPIHHCGTRTIAVVGHTGCGAVSAAYDVACGAEAPRPIGVTKWVELLVPVIEEGLADERVDADPDGTPRDADETTVRNQLVEYNVDAQVDFLLEAPEVPEDVSIYGFVYDFHGAYGNDPGRTYLVNRNGATDPEDIRDGLDPAYHDAVESLLAF, encoded by the coding sequence ATGGAAGGCGACCTCGAGAGCCTACTGGAGGGGAACGCGGCGCACGTCGAGTCGCTGTCGGACGATTATTTCGAGACGATACGAACCGGACAGCAACCGAGCGTCGTCTCGATGTGCTGTTCTGACTCCCGGGTCTCACAGGAGGGCATGTGGAACGTCGATCGACCGGGAGCGGTGTTCACGCCGAGTAACATCGGCAACCAGGTCTGGGACGCAGACGTCGGCGAGCGGATCGTCGACGGGAGCGTACTCTACCCGATCCACCACTGCGGGACGCGAACGATCGCCGTCGTCGGTCACACGGGCTGCGGGGCCGTCTCGGCGGCGTACGACGTCGCCTGCGGCGCCGAAGCGCCGCGACCGATCGGCGTCACGAAGTGGGTCGAATTGCTCGTCCCCGTCATCGAGGAGGGCCTGGCCGACGAGCGCGTCGACGCCGATCCCGACGGGACGCCGCGCGACGCGGACGAGACGACGGTCAGAAACCAGCTCGTCGAGTACAACGTCGACGCGCAGGTCGACTTCCTGCTCGAGGCACCCGAGGTGCCCGAGGACGTCTCGATCTACGGTTTCGTCTACGATTTCCACGGTGCCTACGGCAACGACCCCGGACGTACCTACCTCGTCAACCGGAACGGAGCGACCGACCCGGAAGACATTCGTGACGGGCTCGACCCGGCCTACCACGACGCGGTCGAGAGCCTGCTCGCGTTCTGA
- a CDS encoding AbrB/MazE/SpoVT family DNA-binding domain-containing protein, with protein sequence MPRVTTKGQVTIPKDIRDELGIESGDEITFEAVDSGYKITKKEPTTADGADPFETYRGSAESDETMPDRMRRLRGEYPRDVGDEKRDRSEGPS encoded by the coding sequence ATGCCCCGGGTTACCACCAAAGGTCAAGTCACCATCCCGAAGGACATCCGGGACGAACTCGGGATCGAATCCGGTGACGAGATAACCTTCGAGGCAGTCGACTCCGGGTACAAGATAACGAAGAAAGAGCCGACCACCGCCGACGGTGCGGACCCCTTCGAAACATACCGGGGCAGCGCGGAGAGCGACGAAACCATGCCGGATCGGATGCGACGCCTTCGCGGCGAATATCCCCGCGACGTTGGCGACGAGAAACGCGACAGGTCGGAGGGTCCCTCGTGA
- the serS gene encoding serine--tRNA ligase: protein MLDRTYVRENPDEVRTALDHKGVDFDLDRLLAVDEEWRELKARGDDLRHERNQVSRKIGELKREGNDTEADAAIERSNELKTELESVESRADVLEAELEEGLLNLPQIPADEVPVGADETENVERRREGFDDLRELPNEVVPHYDLGEDLELIDFERGAKVAGGGFQFLKGDGARLEHALIQFFLDVHRESGYVDVFPPIAVNSASMRGTGQFPKFTEDAYRLGASNQESYDDDDLWLLPTAEVPVTNMHRDEIFVDEDLPLKYVAYSPNFRREAGEHGTETRGYVRVHQFNKVELVNFVRPEESAERFEGLVDEAEEVLRRLGLPYRILEMCTGDLGFTQSKKYDIEVWAPADDMDDGPDEGGRWLEVSSVSNFEDFQARRAGIQFRPERHESAEYLHTLNGSGVALPRVMVAIMEYYQNDDGTITVPDALRPYMGGQDVIEGHESVGESALGESDD from the coding sequence ATGCTCGATCGGACCTACGTGCGCGAGAATCCAGACGAGGTGCGAACCGCACTCGACCACAAAGGCGTCGACTTCGATCTCGACCGGCTACTCGCCGTCGACGAAGAGTGGCGCGAACTCAAAGCCCGCGGCGACGATCTTCGTCACGAGCGCAACCAGGTGAGCCGAAAGATCGGCGAGCTCAAACGCGAGGGCAACGACACCGAGGCGGACGCGGCGATCGAGCGCTCGAACGAGTTGAAGACCGAACTCGAGTCGGTCGAATCGCGCGCCGACGTCCTGGAGGCGGAGTTAGAAGAGGGGCTGCTCAACCTGCCACAGATCCCCGCCGACGAGGTGCCCGTCGGCGCCGACGAGACCGAGAACGTCGAGCGCCGCCGCGAGGGGTTCGACGACCTGCGCGAGCTACCAAACGAGGTCGTCCCGCACTACGACCTGGGCGAAGACCTCGAACTGATCGACTTCGAGCGCGGGGCGAAAGTCGCCGGCGGCGGCTTCCAGTTCCTCAAGGGAGACGGGGCACGACTCGAGCACGCGCTCATCCAGTTCTTCCTCGACGTCCACCGCGAGAGCGGCTACGTCGACGTCTTCCCCCCGATCGCCGTCAACTCGGCCTCGATGCGAGGAACCGGCCAGTTCCCGAAGTTCACCGAGGACGCCTACCGGCTGGGTGCGAGCAACCAGGAGTCCTACGACGATGACGACCTCTGGCTGCTCCCGACCGCGGAGGTGCCGGTGACCAACATGCACCGCGACGAGATCTTCGTCGACGAGGACCTCCCGCTGAAGTACGTCGCCTACTCGCCGAACTTCCGGCGCGAAGCTGGTGAACACGGCACGGAAACCCGCGGCTACGTCCGCGTCCACCAGTTCAACAAGGTCGAACTCGTCAATTTCGTCCGCCCAGAAGAGAGCGCAGAGCGCTTCGAGGGGCTGGTCGACGAGGCCGAAGAGGTGCTGCGTCGGCTCGGACTGCCCTACCGCATCCTCGAGATGTGTACGGGCGATCTCGGATTCACCCAGTCGAAGAAGTACGACATCGAGGTCTGGGCGCCCGCCGACGACATGGACGACGGCCCCGACGAAGGCGGGCGCTGGCTCGAGGTATCGTCGGTCTCGAACTTCGAGGACTTCCAGGCCCGCCGGGCGGGCATCCAGTTCCGCCCCGAGCGCCACGAGTCGGCCGAGTACCTCCACACCCTGAACGGCTCGGGCGTCGCGCTGCCGCGCGTGATGGTCGCCATCATGGAGTACTACCAGAACGACGACGGCACGATCACCGTTCCCGACGCGCTCAGGCCCTACATGGGCGGCCAGGACGTGATCGAAGGGCACGAATCGGTCGGTGAGAGTGCGCTAGGCGAGAGCGACGACTGA
- a CDS encoding prolyl oligopeptidase family serine peptidase: MSKQTGSGHPETERDPVSEELHGETIVDPYRWLEADDEAVSAWEDTQNRYTNEFVETDRREALRPAFEALAAHETFHVPVVRDGRYFQLIEAAGADQPRLTVRVTREGDPRTLVDPNDLGETVSLGWFVPDPDGDRVVYGLMEGGTEEYDVCVLDVDSGEIVDRIDDVGRCGEFSVAWDDDGFYYQSTGSADDGALLEKELRYRELGGDDRFVTDDIPERRWPNVHVDRESGLVLVALGELASDTELYVLDGDELVPLVTDVDASLAPLVHAGRVYLNTNHEAPRFRLLGADVEDILARVGDGEPGLDAFETVVSESDDVLTQVVPAGDGLAIHRIRDARSVVSLHDVEGERRHELSLPEFVGVPRGGLAGDGDTDEVVFGLQGFDRPSSIVHADAGSDAGPDDWAVVQSPEFPPSLDPREGLDLTVDRLWVDSTDGATVPVYVVHRSDLDPDGVAPTVLYGYGGFRIPLLPSFGPFRSQFLADGGVFAVACLRGGLEFGEEWHEDGHREHKHHTFDDFEAAGEALIEAGYTNTETLAGMGGSNGGLLVGAALTRRPDLFGAIVCGVPLLDMLRFHRFLLGETWTPEYGSPEDPEEFEWLRAYSPYHNVEETDYPATLFHTAAGDTRVHPGHARKMAALVQHETTGDAPICFRSDAETGHGMGTPTSLVVEQQLDRWTFVYETFDVEPTVELDEP, encoded by the coding sequence ATGAGTAAACAGACGGGTTCCGGTCACCCGGAGACCGAACGCGACCCGGTCAGCGAGGAGTTACACGGCGAGACGATCGTCGATCCGTACCGCTGGCTCGAAGCCGACGACGAGGCGGTCAGCGCGTGGGAGGACACGCAAAATCGCTACACGAACGAGTTCGTCGAGACGGACCGCCGCGAGGCCCTTCGGCCGGCGTTCGAGGCACTCGCCGCCCACGAAACCTTCCACGTCCCGGTCGTGCGGGACGGACGGTACTTTCAACTGATCGAAGCCGCGGGGGCCGATCAGCCGCGATTGACCGTTCGAGTGACGCGCGAGGGCGACCCGCGGACCCTCGTCGACCCGAACGATCTCGGCGAGACGGTCTCGCTCGGCTGGTTCGTCCCCGACCCGGACGGCGACCGCGTCGTCTACGGCCTGATGGAAGGCGGCACGGAGGAGTACGACGTGTGCGTGCTGGACGTCGACTCCGGCGAGATCGTCGATCGGATCGACGACGTCGGCCGCTGTGGCGAGTTCTCGGTCGCCTGGGACGACGACGGCTTCTACTACCAGTCGACCGGTAGCGCCGACGACGGGGCGTTGCTCGAGAAGGAACTTCGCTACCGCGAACTCGGCGGCGACGACCGGTTCGTCACCGACGACATCCCCGAGCGGCGCTGGCCGAACGTCCACGTCGACCGCGAGAGCGGGCTCGTGCTCGTCGCACTCGGCGAACTGGCGTCGGATACGGAGCTGTACGTCCTGGACGGCGACGAGCTCGTCCCGCTGGTCACCGACGTGGACGCCTCGCTCGCACCGCTCGTCCACGCGGGACGCGTCTACCTGAACACGAATCACGAGGCGCCGCGGTTCCGACTGCTCGGCGCCGACGTCGAGGACATTCTGGCACGGGTCGGAGACGGCGAGCCGGGTCTCGACGCGTTCGAGACCGTCGTTTCCGAGAGCGACGACGTGCTGACGCAGGTGGTGCCGGCCGGCGACGGCCTGGCGATCCACCGGATCCGCGACGCTCGATCGGTCGTCTCGCTCCACGATGTCGAGGGCGAGCGACGCCACGAACTCTCGCTGCCCGAGTTCGTCGGCGTTCCGCGGGGCGGACTGGCCGGCGACGGCGATACGGACGAGGTAGTCTTCGGTCTGCAGGGGTTCGACCGACCGTCGAGTATCGTCCACGCCGACGCGGGAAGCGACGCCGGCCCCGACGACTGGGCGGTCGTCCAGTCTCCCGAGTTCCCGCCGTCGCTCGACCCGCGCGAGGGACTCGACCTCACCGTCGATCGGCTGTGGGTGGACTCGACCGACGGCGCCACGGTGCCGGTCTACGTCGTCCACCGATCGGACCTCGACCCCGACGGCGTCGCGCCGACCGTTCTCTACGGCTACGGCGGCTTTCGGATCCCGTTGCTCCCGAGCTTCGGTCCGTTCCGCTCTCAGTTCCTGGCCGACGGCGGCGTGTTCGCGGTGGCCTGCCTGCGCGGGGGTCTCGAATTCGGCGAGGAGTGGCACGAAGACGGCCACCGGGAGCACAAACACCACACGTTCGACGACTTCGAGGCCGCGGGTGAGGCGCTGATCGAGGCTGGCTACACGAACACGGAGACACTCGCGGGAATGGGCGGCTCGAACGGCGGCTTGCTCGTCGGGGCCGCGCTGACGCGCCGACCCGACCTGTTCGGAGCCATCGTCTGCGGCGTTCCCCTGCTAGACATGCTGCGATTCCACCGGTTCCTGCTGGGCGAGACGTGGACGCCCGAGTACGGCTCGCCGGAGGACCCCGAAGAGTTCGAGTGGCTTCGGGCGTACTCGCCGTATCACAACGTCGAGGAAACCGACTACCCGGCGACGCTGTTTCACACCGCCGCGGGCGACACGCGCGTCCACCCGGGACACGCCCGGAAGATGGCCGCGCTGGTCCAGCACGAGACGACCGGCGACGCGCCCATCTGTTTCCGAAGCGACGCGGAGACGGGCCACGGTATGGGAACGCCGACGTCGCTCGTCGTCGAGCAACAGCTCGACCGCTGGACGTTCGTCTACGAGACGTTCGACGTCGAGCCGACGGTCGAACTCGACGAGCCGTAG
- a CDS encoding coiled-coil domain-containing protein: MNSNEETDDRRSTDSTTKRDTHSTLARRTTLGLVGLGGLGILGTAAADGDDPPGGLPGRVSALETQLAETNATVDTLETELAATNDTVDALETELDDATDTIDALVDALEQTQAELEDAQEAIEDLQDEVDDEDGWAGVEGTITTDVGYNLSYTGFDPVTFEDEDGAVVAEVAVEDASGVSGVSGLFSVEDIEPGTYTIGTYWSSGFGSEFEGETEIDVDANAVNEVTLLVEEI; the protein is encoded by the coding sequence ATGAATTCGAACGAAGAGACGGACGATCGACGGAGTACCGATTCGACGACGAAGCGCGACACCCACTCGACGCTCGCCAGACGGACGACGCTCGGGCTGGTCGGACTCGGTGGGCTCGGTATCTTAGGAACGGCCGCTGCGGACGGTGACGACCCACCGGGCGGTCTTCCAGGGCGTGTGTCTGCCCTCGAAACCCAACTCGCCGAGACGAACGCGACGGTGGATACGCTGGAGACCGAACTCGCTGCGACCAACGATACGGTCGACGCGTTGGAAACGGAACTGGACGACGCGACGGACACGATCGACGCGCTCGTCGACGCACTCGAACAGACGCAGGCGGAACTCGAAGATGCCCAGGAGGCCATCGAGGATCTGCAGGACGAAGTGGACGACGAGGACGGATGGGCCGGTGTCGAGGGAACGATCACGACCGACGTCGGATACAATCTGAGCTACACGGGGTTCGATCCGGTGACGTTCGAGGATGAAGACGGGGCGGTCGTCGCCGAAGTGGCCGTCGAGGACGCGTCGGGGGTGAGCGGTGTCAGCGGTCTCTTCAGCGTCGAAGACATCGAACCGGGGACGTACACGATCGGCACGTACTGGTCCTCCGGCTTCGGCTCGGAGTTCGAGGGTGAAACGGAGATCGACGTCGACGCGAACGCGGTCAACGAGGTTACGCTGCTCGTCGAGGAGATCTAG
- a CDS encoding DUF7504 family protein has translation MDALSPDAVEPPANVLFLHDSRTRTDGCSTMCTHDDRTALLQVSFAGDDVEPVRGPETHGLLTVGDVIRAAEAAGEPDFTGPVAVDVVSDPTDVAAIGVSISNFCKQWYDQRIGVCFHSLDALLRQTDPETIFEFSYYLNRRLESVGALAHFHLDPAQHPDRVVAAFGEIFDHTVVDESASDALPEATDDEVAELLADIEAPESPEYPWEQHGVSEATEEEMERLLGG, from the coding sequence ATGGACGCACTTTCCCCAGACGCGGTCGAGCCGCCGGCGAACGTCCTCTTTCTCCACGATTCGAGGACGCGGACGGACGGCTGTTCGACCATGTGTACACACGACGATCGGACGGCGCTGTTGCAGGTGTCGTTCGCCGGCGACGACGTCGAGCCGGTTCGCGGTCCGGAGACGCACGGCCTGTTGACGGTCGGCGACGTGATCCGGGCCGCCGAAGCGGCCGGCGAACCCGACTTTACGGGACCGGTCGCCGTCGACGTCGTCTCCGATCCGACCGACGTCGCCGCGATCGGCGTCTCCATCAGCAACTTTTGCAAGCAGTGGTACGACCAGCGCATCGGCGTCTGTTTTCACTCGCTCGACGCGCTGTTGCGCCAGACCGACCCGGAGACGATCTTCGAATTCAGTTACTACCTGAACCGGAGACTGGAGAGCGTCGGCGCGCTCGCACACTTTCACCTCGATCCCGCACAGCACCCCGACCGCGTCGTCGCGGCCTTCGGCGAGATCTTCGATCACACGGTCGTCGACGAGAGCGCGAGCGACGCCCTGCCGGAGGCGACCGACGACGAGGTGGCCGAACTCCTAGCCGACATCGAGGCGCCCGAGTCGCCCGAGTATCCCTGGGAGCAACACGGCGTCTCCGAGGCCACCGAAGAGGAGATGGAGCGCTTGCTCGGCGGGTGA
- a CDS encoding cupin domain-containing protein, which translates to MSDPLIRRGDEIEYESVDAADGLSKGVLIAEEHGAPNFAIRRFTLEPGAEVPRHTNAVEHEQYVLDGEYVVGIDDEEVTVSAGDSLLIPAGTVHWYRNEGDEAGAFICAVPNGDDEIELAE; encoded by the coding sequence ATGAGCGATCCGCTTATTCGACGCGGAGACGAGATCGAGTACGAGTCGGTCGACGCCGCCGACGGCCTCTCGAAGGGCGTCCTGATCGCCGAGGAGCACGGCGCGCCGAATTTCGCGATTCGACGCTTTACGCTCGAACCCGGCGCGGAGGTGCCGAGACACACCAACGCGGTCGAACACGAGCAGTACGTCCTCGACGGCGAGTACGTCGTCGGTATCGACGACGAGGAGGTCACCGTCTCTGCCGGCGACTCGCTTCTGATTCCGGCCGGGACGGTCCACTGGTACCGAAACGAGGGCGACGAGGCGGGCGCGTTCATCTGCGCGGTTCCCAACGGCGACGACGAGATCGAGCTGGCGGAGTAA
- a CDS encoding DEAD/DEAH box helicase, whose translation MSKQLQRVETLFCHEVGDDYLVVVTRDGERLFRAKLGLSETEAGPRPTKFRLKRGSSEEPRQPDEFVELARRAERIRISEQTSASGRAKLLEMLSGYQLEEKAKAVRTCRYCASAGRYSPVTTETAIKDDRDWICTDCARQELERQLSYSGGVTGAAKERLEELMLEVQDLQRIVNLLKGRLDPELTKFDTISATTDEVDPVGVDTLDLHPDLQALLEDRFDTLLPVQSLSVDNGLFDGRDQLVVSATATGKTLVGELTGIDRVLKGKGTMLFLVPLVALANQKHEDFEDEYGHLVDVSIRVGASRIADSGNRFDPNADVIVGTYEGIDHALRTGKDLGDIGTVVIDEVHTLKEDERGHRLDGLISRLKYATETRARERDGYDGAQWIYLSATVGNPEQLARTLESTLIEFEERPVPIERHVTFADGREKVRVANKLVKREFDTKSSKGYRGQTIIFTNSRRRCHEISRKLEYDAAPYHAGLDYRRRKTVERKFGDQELAAVVTTAALAAGVDFPASQVVFDSLAMGIEWLSVQEFHQMLGRAGRPDYHDEGKVYVLVEPDCAYHNSMEGTEDEIAFTLLKGEMESVMTHYDEAAAVEETLANVTVAGRGAKRLNDRMLGEVPTKHAVGKLIEYDFIDGFEPTPLGRVVTEHFLDPGQAFALLDGIRKNAHPYDLIADIELRDRDL comes from the coding sequence GTGTCGAAGCAGCTCCAGCGGGTCGAGACGCTCTTCTGTCACGAGGTCGGCGACGACTACCTGGTCGTCGTCACGCGCGACGGCGAGCGGCTGTTCCGGGCGAAACTCGGCCTCTCGGAGACCGAAGCCGGTCCCCGGCCGACGAAGTTCCGGTTGAAGCGGGGTTCGAGCGAGGAGCCCCGCCAGCCCGACGAGTTCGTCGAACTGGCCCGGCGGGCGGAACGGATTCGGATCTCCGAGCAGACGTCGGCGTCGGGGCGAGCGAAACTCCTGGAGATGCTTTCCGGGTACCAGCTCGAAGAGAAGGCCAAAGCCGTCCGAACGTGTCGCTACTGCGCGTCGGCGGGGCGCTACTCGCCGGTGACGACGGAGACGGCGATCAAGGACGACCGCGACTGGATCTGTACGGATTGTGCCCGCCAGGAACTCGAACGACAGCTCTCGTATTCGGGCGGGGTTACGGGTGCCGCGAAGGAGCGCCTCGAAGAGCTGATGCTCGAGGTGCAAGACCTCCAGCGGATCGTCAACCTGCTCAAGGGCCGGCTCGACCCCGAGTTGACGAAGTTCGATACGATCAGCGCGACGACCGACGAGGTCGATCCCGTCGGGGTCGACACGCTCGACCTCCACCCGGATCTGCAGGCCCTGCTCGAAGACCGGTTCGACACCCTGCTTCCGGTCCAGAGCCTCTCGGTCGACAACGGACTGTTCGACGGACGCGATCAGCTGGTGGTGAGCGCGACGGCGACGGGGAAGACGCTCGTCGGCGAACTGACCGGCATCGATCGCGTCCTGAAGGGGAAGGGGACGATGCTCTTTCTCGTCCCGCTGGTGGCGCTCGCGAACCAGAAACACGAGGATTTCGAAGACGAGTACGGCCACCTGGTCGACGTCTCGATCCGGGTCGGCGCGAGTCGGATCGCCGACTCGGGCAACCGGTTCGACCCGAACGCGGACGTGATCGTCGGCACCTACGAGGGGATCGACCACGCCCTGCGAACGGGCAAGGACCTGGGAGATATCGGGACGGTCGTCATCGACGAGGTCCACACCCTGAAAGAAGACGAGCGCGGCCACCGCCTCGACGGGCTCATCTCGCGGTTGAAGTACGCGACCGAGACCAGGGCCCGCGAGCGCGACGGGTACGACGGGGCCCAGTGGATCTACCTGTCTGCGACCGTCGGCAATCCCGAACAGCTCGCCCGGACGCTCGAATCGACGTTGATCGAGTTCGAAGAGCGACCGGTGCCGATCGAGCGCCACGTCACGTTCGCCGACGGCCGGGAGAAGGTGCGGGTGGCGAACAAGCTCGTCAAGCGCGAGTTCGACACGAAATCGTCGAAGGGCTACCGCGGCCAGACGATCATCTTCACCAACTCGCGCCGGCGCTGTCACGAGATTTCGCGAAAACTGGAGTACGACGCCGCGCCCTACCACGCGGGACTCGACTACAGGCGACGCAAGACGGTCGAGCGGAAGTTCGGCGACCAGGAACTGGCGGCGGTCGTCACGACGGCGGCGCTCGCGGCCGGGGTGGATTTCCCCGCCTCGCAGGTCGTCTTCGACTCGCTGGCGATGGGCATCGAGTGGCTCTCGGTCCAGGAGTTCCACCAGATGCTCGGTCGGGCGGGCCGACCCGATTACCACGACGAGGGGAAAGTGTACGTCCTCGTCGAACCCGACTGCGCCTACCACAACTCGATGGAGGGAACCGAAGACGAAATCGCGTTCACGCTGTTGAAAGGCGAGATGGAGTCCGTGATGACCCACTACGACGAGGCGGCGGCCGTCGAGGAGACGCTGGCGAACGTGACCGTCGCCGGGCGGGGTGCGAAGCGGCTGAACGACCGCATGCTCGGCGAGGTGCCGACGAAACACGCGGTCGGCAAGCTCATAGAGTACGACTTCATCGACGGCTTCGAGCCGACGCCGCTCGGTCGCGTGGTCACCGAACACTTTCTCGATCCGGGACAGGCGTTCGCGTTGCTCGACGGCATCCGCAAAAACGCACACCCCTACGACCTGATCGCCGACATCGAGTTGCGCGATCGGGACCTCTGA
- a CDS encoding PIN domain-containing protein encodes MITAVDTNALLALLYDDEHADASEAELRRVYREGRVVTTPIVYAELAADGHFDTATDLDQFLEDLSIRVAEPSRAATFRAGERFRKYIDRRPDGLQCPSCGSTQTVDCHSCRRQLTPRQHIAADFVIGGHAAVDADALVSFDSGFYETYFPDVTVYPS; translated from the coding sequence GTGATTACGGCGGTCGATACGAACGCGCTTCTCGCGCTGTTGTACGACGACGAACACGCCGATGCGAGCGAAGCGGAACTTCGTCGCGTCTATCGAGAGGGTCGCGTCGTCACGACGCCGATCGTGTACGCCGAACTCGCCGCAGACGGTCACTTCGATACCGCGACGGACCTCGATCAGTTTCTCGAAGACCTCAGTATTCGAGTGGCCGAACCGTCGCGAGCGGCGACGTTCAGGGCGGGCGAGAGGTTCCGGAAATACATCGATCGTCGACCTGATGGCCTTCAGTGTCCATCCTGCGGGTCCACACAGACGGTAGACTGTCACTCGTGTCGCCGCCAGCTCACACCGCGCCAGCACATCGCTGCGGACTTCGTCATCGGTGGCCACGCCGCTGTCGATGCCGACGCGCTGGTCAGCTTCGATTCGGGGTTCTACGAGACGTATTTCCCGGACGTAACCGTCTATCCGTCTTGA
- a CDS encoding cold-shock protein, producing the protein MAKGTVDFFNDTGGYGFIETEDADDDVFFHMEDIGGPDLEEGQELEFDIEQAPKGPRATNVERL; encoded by the coding sequence ATGGCGAAAGGAACCGTTGATTTCTTCAACGACACTGGCGGCTACGGATTCATCGAGACTGAGGACGCGGACGACGACGTGTTCTTCCACATGGAAGACATCGGCGGCCCGGACCTTGAGGAAGGACAGGAACTCGAGTTCGACATCGAGCAGGCCCCGAAGGGCCCGCGCGCGACGAACGTCGAGCGCCTGTAA
- a CDS encoding MBL fold metallo-hydrolase — MVTTISPDRLKELLDGDEDFTLIDTRPEESYEAWHVRGAVNYPFDPEEDLDGRVDEIDELVGDDDRVITICGKGLSSGNLATQLADELDDREVNAVDGGMKAWSGVYDHVEIDVGESARAVQLQRRAKGCLSYVVGCAQTGEGVAVDPTEDGDEVKAAATAADLTISAVIDTHVHADHVSGGRRLADELDVPYYLGEGAAERDVEIPFDALGRNEALEVGELSLKALYTPGHTSEMLSILVGDAAVLTADALHADSVGRTELEFSEGEGDQGARMLYESLHRTLLAEPDGLAVLPGHVTVTEDGEFVTGSPGEPIATTVREARTEMDVLQLDEEEFVSRLADPGEEPANYEEIIEINRGVRDLDPEERTELELGPNNCSA; from the coding sequence ATGGTCACCACGATCTCTCCCGATCGACTCAAAGAATTACTCGACGGCGACGAGGATTTCACGCTCATCGACACCCGTCCGGAAGAGAGCTACGAGGCCTGGCACGTTCGCGGGGCGGTCAATTATCCGTTCGACCCCGAGGAGGATCTCGACGGACGCGTCGACGAGATCGACGAACTCGTCGGCGACGACGACCGCGTGATTACGATCTGTGGCAAGGGGCTCTCCTCGGGCAACCTCGCGACCCAGCTGGCCGACGAGCTGGACGACCGGGAGGTCAACGCCGTCGACGGCGGGATGAAGGCCTGGAGCGGCGTCTACGACCACGTCGAGATCGACGTCGGGGAATCCGCCCGCGCGGTCCAGCTCCAGCGCCGGGCGAAGGGCTGTCTCTCCTACGTCGTCGGCTGTGCGCAGACGGGTGAGGGCGTCGCCGTCGACCCCACCGAGGACGGAGACGAGGTGAAGGCGGCCGCGACGGCGGCCGATCTGACGATTTCGGCCGTGATCGACACCCACGTCCACGCCGATCACGTCTCGGGCGGGCGGCGACTCGCGGACGAACTCGACGTCCCGTACTACCTGGGCGAGGGGGCCGCCGAGCGCGACGTCGAGATCCCGTTCGACGCGCTCGGCCGGAACGAGGCCCTCGAGGTGGGCGAGCTCTCGCTGAAAGCGCTCTACACGCCGGGCCACACCAGCGAGATGCTCTCGATTCTCGTCGGCGACGCGGCCGTGTTGACGGCGGACGCGCTGCACGCGGACTCGGTCGGCCGGACCGAACTGGAGTTTTCCGAGGGCGAGGGCGACCAGGGCGCCCGTATGCTCTACGAGTCACTCCACCGGACGCTACTGGCCGAACCCGACGGGCTCGCCGTACTTCCGGGCCACGTCACCGTAACCGAAGACGGCGAGTTCGTCACCGGTTCACCCGGCGAACCGATCGCGACCACTGTCCGGGAAGCTCGAACCGAGATGGACGTCCTCCAGCTCGACGAGGAAGAATTCGTTTCCCGACTCGCCGATCCCGGCGAGGAGCCCGCGAACTACGAGGAAATCATCGAGATCAACCGCGGCGTCCGCGACCTCGACCCAGAGGAGCGGACGGAACTCGAACTCGGGCCGAACAACTGCTCTGCCTGA